In the Euphorbia lathyris chromosome 5, ddEupLath1.1, whole genome shotgun sequence genome, one interval contains:
- the LOC136231046 gene encoding uncharacterized acetyltransferase At3g50280-like isoform X2 has translation MAEIRIVSTTLVKPPAEPILNRVELTSSDLTFLLLGSIQKGLLFPKPNSSSLTLIQHLKTSFSHTLQIIFPLAGRLSTTQHQDNTISFFIDCNNAGAQFVHAIAENVTVSDILDPIYVPSIVDSFFPLTDIYSIHGDSNPLLGVQITELSDGIFMGCTINHAVADGSTFWNFMNAWSEISRGYDVNQISKPPVFQNWFRDKCPIRLPLSIINNASVEFIPPPLKERVFHFSKEKIAGLKAKANSEAGDGNGVFLSSLQLVLAHIWRGVIRNRALKPDQETIIQLQIGFRKRLHLDMQDGYFGNAIQSERVQLKAREVIEKGIGFVALQLNKRINGYTDENVREKVREKVDSWIKDPKIRTMTEIASSRMLLVLEAMRNDSEFMDAFTV, from the exons ATGGCAGAAATTCGAATAGTCTCAACAACCTTAGTGAAACCCCCTGCAGAACCAATCTTAAACAGGGTTGAATTAACTTCAAGTGAtctgacttttcttttactTGGTTCAATCCAAAAAGGTCTTCTCTTCCCTAAACCAAATTCATCATCTCTAACCTTAATCCAACATCTCAAAACCTCCTTTTCTCACACTCTCCAAATCATCTTCCCACTCGCCGGCCGTCTCTCCACTACCCAACACCAAGATAACACCATCTCCTTTTTCATCGACTGCAACAATGCCGGAGCTCAATTTGTTCATGCCATTGCTGAAAACGTCACCGTCTCAGATATTCTTGATCCCATCTATGTTCCTTCCATTGTCGACTCATTCTTCCCCCTTACTGATATCTACAGCATCCACGGCGATTCTAATCCCCTCCTTGGAGTTCAAATCACTGAGCTTTCAGATGGAATCTTCATGGGTTGTACTATAAACCATGCAGTTGCTGATGGCTCAACGTTCTGGAATTTCATGAACGCATGGTCTGAAATCTCTCGTGGTTATGATGTAAATCAGATTTCTAAACCTCCTGTTTTTCAAAATTGGTTTCGTGACAAATGTCCCATCAGATTACCTCTTTCTATTATCAATAATGCTTCTGTCGAATTCATTCCGCCCCCATTGAAAGAAAGAGTTTTTCATTTCAGCAAGGAAAAAATTGCGGGACTGAAAGCAAAAGCAAATTCAGAGGCTGGAGATGGAAACGGCGTATTTTTATCCTCTCTGCAATTAGTCTTGGCGCATATCTGGCGTGGTGTGATTCGAAATCGAGCATTGAAACCTGATCAAGAAACAATCATTCAGTTACAGATTGGGTTTAGAAAAAGATTGCACCTGGATATGCAAGATGGGTATTTCGGAAATGCAATTCAGAGTGAGAGGGTACAACTTAAAGCAAGAGAAGTAATAGAGAAAGGAATTGGGTTTGTAGCTCTCCAACTGAACAAAAGGATTAATGGTTATACAGACGAAAATGTAAGAGAAAAGGTAAGAGAAAAGGTAGATTCATGGATTAAGGATCCTAAGATTCGGACAATGACTGAAATTGCCAGTTCCCGAATGTTATTG GTTTTGGAGGCCATGAGAAATGATTCTGAGTTTATGGATGCTTTTACTGTCTGA
- the LOC136231046 gene encoding uncharacterized acetyltransferase At3g50280-like isoform X1 has product MAEIRIVSTTLVKPPAEPILNRVELTSSDLTFLLLGSIQKGLLFPKPNSSSLTLIQHLKTSFSHTLQIIFPLAGRLSTTQHQDNTISFFIDCNNAGAQFVHAIAENVTVSDILDPIYVPSIVDSFFPLTDIYSIHGDSNPLLGVQITELSDGIFMGCTINHAVADGSTFWNFMNAWSEISRGYDVNQISKPPVFQNWFRDKCPIRLPLSIINNASVEFIPPPLKERVFHFSKEKIAGLKAKANSEAGDGNGVFLSSLQLVLAHIWRGVIRNRALKPDQETIIQLQIGFRKRLHLDMQDGYFGNAIQSERVQLKAREVIEKGIGFVALQLNKRINGYTDENVREKVREKVDSWIKDPKIRTMTEIASSRMLLVSSSSRFNVYGNDFGWGKPKAVRSGPGNKFDGKVTVFPGLEQGSIDIHVCVLPQVLEAMRNDSEFMDAFTV; this is encoded by the coding sequence ATGGCAGAAATTCGAATAGTCTCAACAACCTTAGTGAAACCCCCTGCAGAACCAATCTTAAACAGGGTTGAATTAACTTCAAGTGAtctgacttttcttttactTGGTTCAATCCAAAAAGGTCTTCTCTTCCCTAAACCAAATTCATCATCTCTAACCTTAATCCAACATCTCAAAACCTCCTTTTCTCACACTCTCCAAATCATCTTCCCACTCGCCGGCCGTCTCTCCACTACCCAACACCAAGATAACACCATCTCCTTTTTCATCGACTGCAACAATGCCGGAGCTCAATTTGTTCATGCCATTGCTGAAAACGTCACCGTCTCAGATATTCTTGATCCCATCTATGTTCCTTCCATTGTCGACTCATTCTTCCCCCTTACTGATATCTACAGCATCCACGGCGATTCTAATCCCCTCCTTGGAGTTCAAATCACTGAGCTTTCAGATGGAATCTTCATGGGTTGTACTATAAACCATGCAGTTGCTGATGGCTCAACGTTCTGGAATTTCATGAACGCATGGTCTGAAATCTCTCGTGGTTATGATGTAAATCAGATTTCTAAACCTCCTGTTTTTCAAAATTGGTTTCGTGACAAATGTCCCATCAGATTACCTCTTTCTATTATCAATAATGCTTCTGTCGAATTCATTCCGCCCCCATTGAAAGAAAGAGTTTTTCATTTCAGCAAGGAAAAAATTGCGGGACTGAAAGCAAAAGCAAATTCAGAGGCTGGAGATGGAAACGGCGTATTTTTATCCTCTCTGCAATTAGTCTTGGCGCATATCTGGCGTGGTGTGATTCGAAATCGAGCATTGAAACCTGATCAAGAAACAATCATTCAGTTACAGATTGGGTTTAGAAAAAGATTGCACCTGGATATGCAAGATGGGTATTTCGGAAATGCAATTCAGAGTGAGAGGGTACAACTTAAAGCAAGAGAAGTAATAGAGAAAGGAATTGGGTTTGTAGCTCTCCAACTGAACAAAAGGATTAATGGTTATACAGACGAAAATGTAAGAGAAAAGGTAAGAGAAAAGGTAGATTCATGGATTAAGGATCCTAAGATTCGGACAATGACTGAAATTGCCAGTTCCCGAATGTTATTGGTAAGTAGCTCTTCTCGGTTTAATGTTTATGGGAATGATTTTGGATGGGGAAAGCCAAAAGCAGTAAGAAGTGGACCTGGAAATAAGTTTGATGGGAAAGTAACAGTATTTCCAGGATTAGAACAAGGAAGCATTGATATTCATGTTTGTGTTTTGCCTCAGGTTTTGGAGGCCATGAGAAATGATTCTGAGTTTATGGATGCTTTTACTGTCTGA